From the genome of Candidatus Methylomirabilota bacterium, one region includes:
- a CDS encoding ABC transporter permease subunit: MRDTSPAAQDLWRASLRMAGTVLASFVILAPLSSLVIWSFTQKWFWPHPFPQEMGLFYWRKVLEGDLFRALHSGFLIAVIVTALTLVLTVPLAYLLARYPIPLKAVILLIFLLPHAFPQLPVFVNATTLLYRANLAAKLSGVVLIHLVGALVYAVWTMTAVFKSIPESLEEAAINLGASRAKTFFSVALPLATPGIVASTLLVFLYSLDEFTGTLLVGSPFVLTLPVYMYRTSVGYELQVASIAALILMLPGIALLVLLERYMKSEYLSMFGRL; the protein is encoded by the coding sequence ATGCGAGACACGTCGCCCGCGGCCCAGGACCTCTGGCGGGCCAGCCTCCGGATGGCGGGCACGGTCCTGGCGTCGTTCGTCATCCTGGCCCCCCTCTCGAGCCTGGTCATCTGGTCGTTCACCCAGAAGTGGTTCTGGCCCCATCCGTTCCCGCAGGAGATGGGGTTGTTCTACTGGCGGAAGGTGCTGGAGGGGGATCTCTTCCGAGCCCTCCACTCGGGCTTTCTCATCGCGGTGATCGTGACGGCGCTGACCCTGGTGCTGACCGTTCCCCTGGCCTATCTGCTGGCGCGTTACCCCATCCCGCTGAAGGCGGTCATCCTGCTGATCTTCCTCCTGCCCCACGCCTTCCCCCAGCTCCCGGTCTTCGTCAACGCCACCACGCTGCTCTACCGGGCCAACCTGGCCGCCAAGCTGTCGGGAGTGGTGCTCATCCATCTGGTGGGCGCCCTGGTGTACGCGGTCTGGACCATGACCGCGGTCTTCAAGTCGATCCCGGAGAGCCTGGAGGAGGCCGCCATCAACCTGGGCGCGTCGCGGGCGAAGACCTTCTTCTCCGTGGCGCTCCCGCTGGCGACCCCGGGCATCGTCGCCAGTACCCTGCTCGTCTTCCTCTACTCGCTCGACGAGTTCACCGGGACGCTCCTCGTGGGCAGTCCGTTCGTCCTGACCCTTCCCGTCTACATGTACCGGACCTCGGTCGGCTACGAGCTCCAGGTGGCGTCGATCGCCGCCCTGATCCTCATGCTGCCCGGGATCGCGTTGCTGGTCCTCCTGGAGCGTTACATGAAGTCGGAGTATCTGTCCATGTTCGGTCGCCTGTGA
- a CDS encoding extracellular solute-binding protein: MSSVVPVRWPVRWMLAILVVLVFGWSGPGAAQVTLNVVTAGDTNMHDLQRTVFGPEFEKRNPGVKVNAVGSGPGEAGSRVIVNKIKSQKDAGVAKWDVDVAIVHQIVMPELIQQGLVARYGPEIGTYKLMTAPDGRNALGFNVEGYVMPMFHSQVVLAYNPEMVKNPPGTFDELVAWIKANPRKFGYNGVKGGMSGVAFTTAWVYWKTGQYDKYAKGPYDKNAQDAWPAAIKELKSLPVTLTTGNNDTLDRLNRGEIAMGPVWVDMLIDLKNQGRMDPKIRMKLVSPGFPGQPMYLVVPSKAANYDVAKKYVEFITSPEMQAKVIVERNGWYPGIDGQHVLPHVSDKAKGLLFQDVPPDALAKNGLSFPLSPYFKDLMTAYEEN; this comes from the coding sequence ATGAGCAGCGTCGTCCCCGTGCGCTGGCCAGTCCGCTGGATGCTTGCCATCCTGGTCGTGCTCGTCTTCGGGTGGTCGGGCCCGGGGGCGGCTCAGGTGACCCTCAACGTGGTCACGGCCGGTGACACCAACATGCACGACCTGCAGCGGACCGTCTTCGGGCCAGAGTTCGAGAAGCGGAACCCCGGCGTCAAGGTGAACGCGGTGGGAAGCGGCCCCGGGGAGGCGGGGAGCCGCGTGATCGTGAACAAGATCAAGAGCCAGAAGGACGCCGGCGTGGCCAAGTGGGACGTGGACGTGGCGATCGTCCACCAGATCGTGATGCCGGAGCTGATCCAGCAGGGGCTGGTCGCCCGGTATGGTCCCGAGATCGGGACGTACAAGCTCATGACCGCGCCCGACGGCCGGAACGCCCTCGGCTTCAACGTCGAGGGCTACGTGATGCCGATGTTCCACAGTCAGGTGGTCCTCGCCTACAATCCCGAGATGGTGAAGAACCCCCCGGGCACCTTCGACGAGCTGGTCGCGTGGATCAAGGCCAATCCCCGGAAGTTCGGCTATAACGGCGTGAAGGGCGGCATGAGCGGCGTCGCCTTCACCACGGCCTGGGTGTACTGGAAGACGGGGCAATACGACAAGTACGCCAAGGGACCCTACGACAAGAACGCGCAGGACGCCTGGCCGGCGGCCATCAAGGAGCTGAAGAGCCTCCCGGTCACGCTGACGACCGGGAACAACGACACGCTGGATCGGCTCAACCGGGGCGAGATCGCCATGGGCCCCGTCTGGGTCGACATGCTGATCGACCTGAAGAACCAGGGCCGCATGGATCCCAAGATCCGCATGAAGCTGGTCTCGCCAGGCTTCCCCGGCCAGCCCATGTACCTCGTCGTCCCGAGCAAGGCCGCCAACTACGACGTGGCCAAGAAGTACGTCGAGTTCATCACCTCCCCGGAGATGCAGGCCAAGGTGATCGTGGAGCGGAACGGCTGGTACCCGGGGATCGACGGCCAGCATGTGTTGCCGCACGTGTCGGACAAGGCCAAGGGGCTCCTGTTCCAGGACGTGCCGCCCGACGCGCTGGCCAAGAACGGGCTCTCGTTCCCGCTGAGCCCCTACTTCAAGGACCTGATGACGGCCTACGAGGAGAACTGA
- a CDS encoding BON domain-containing protein, translating into MSRALRSLWVVPLIVGLLVGCSAVKGKTMGESIDDSTITTEVKAKLAAEKVATLTKISVNTNRGSVYLTGNVENESMRLRAADIARQVAGVREVVNNLKIQAQ; encoded by the coding sequence ATGTCGCGCGCTTTGCGGTCACTCTGGGTCGTCCCGCTCATCGTCGGCCTGCTGGTCGGGTGCTCCGCCGTGAAGGGGAAGACGATGGGCGAGAGCATCGACGACTCCACCATCACCACCGAGGTCAAGGCCAAGCTCGCCGCCGAGAAGGTCGCCACGCTGACGAAAATCAGCGTGAACACCAACCGCGGCTCGGTGTACCTCACCGGGAACGTCGAGAACGAGTCGATGAGGCTGCGGGCTGCGGACATCGCGCGGCAGGTCGCCGGCGTCCGCGAGGTCGTCAACAACCTCAAGATCCAGGCTCAGTAG
- a CDS encoding ABC transporter permease subunit: MRRSSPRLLSLAIAAPPLAIIIWLFFIPFLSSVHLSFLRDGQWTLRNYYLVWRLYKFDVLYTLGLSVVSLILVIGIAVLLCGYLRIVGHRAVEFLFKVPLFVPFVVVGHGMRVLLAPRGTLNSALAQVGLIDLADPPSIAFGWGGIVVSLVWKNLALAVLLVLGAYRAVDEAFLEAARNVGASTFRQITDILLPMAAPSLVVASAFMFTSMLASFSIPLMIGSGEPPQMLMVDVYYRINYQDDLGTANALGMVSYLLAMGVAGYYLRTITAKAA; encoded by the coding sequence ATGCGAAGGTCGTCGCCCCGGCTCCTGAGCCTGGCCATCGCGGCGCCCCCCCTGGCCATCATCATCTGGCTCTTCTTCATCCCGTTCCTCTCCTCCGTCCACCTGAGCTTCCTCCGCGATGGGCAGTGGACCCTGCGCAACTACTACCTGGTCTGGCGCCTCTACAAGTTCGACGTCCTCTACACCCTCGGGCTGTCGGTCGTCAGCCTGATCCTCGTCATCGGGATCGCAGTCCTCCTGTGCGGGTACCTCCGGATCGTCGGGCACCGGGCCGTCGAGTTCCTGTTCAAGGTTCCCCTCTTCGTGCCGTTCGTCGTCGTCGGCCACGGGATGCGCGTGCTGCTGGCGCCGCGGGGGACGTTGAACTCGGCCCTGGCCCAGGTCGGCCTGATCGATCTGGCCGATCCGCCCTCCATCGCGTTCGGCTGGGGTGGCATCGTCGTCTCGCTGGTGTGGAAGAACCTGGCCCTGGCCGTGCTCCTGGTGCTCGGGGCCTATCGGGCCGTGGACGAGGCCTTCCTGGAAGCCGCCCGCAACGTGGGCGCGTCGACCTTCCGCCAGATCACGGATATCCTGCTGCCCATGGCGGCGCCTTCGCTGGTCGTGGCCTCCGCCTTCATGTTCACCTCGATGCTCGCGTCGTTCTCGATCCCCCTCATGATCGGGTCGGGCGAGCCTCCCCAGATGCTCATGGTGGACGTGTACTACCGGATCAACTACCAGGACGACCTCGGAACGGCCAACGCCCTGGGCATGGTCTCCTACCTTCTGGCGATGGGCGTGGCCGGCTACTACCTCCGGACCATCACCGCCAAGGCCGCCTGA
- a CDS encoding ABC transporter ATP-binding protein gives MEVKVERLTKRYGAVAALGGVSIGFPSGELSAILGPSGCGKTTLLRSLAGFVAVDEGRILFGGEDVTGVPPQARGTAMVFQNYALWPHMTIFDNVAYGLRLKRRPEAEVRARVAKVLDLVEIGQLAGVMRRKPAELSGGQQQRVALARALVVEPRVLLMDEPLSNLDAKVRQRLRVEVRRLQKTVGITAIYVTHDQEEALAIADTVVLMNAGQVVQSGSPQEIYFRPRSAFAAEFLGVSNQLRGTADDGALAVGSQRVPYGGPIRGPATLVFKASDAVLLRGGEGAAGAGAALRGVLEERLFLGSVYRHYVRIEGETLMVDASEPVEPGPVTVRIPDGKLQVYSYDGAR, from the coding sequence GTGGAGGTCAAGGTCGAGAGGCTGACCAAGCGCTACGGGGCGGTGGCGGCGCTCGGCGGCGTGAGCATCGGCTTCCCGAGCGGCGAGCTGAGCGCGATCCTCGGGCCGTCGGGTTGCGGCAAGACCACGCTGCTCCGGAGCCTGGCCGGCTTCGTGGCGGTGGACGAGGGCCGCATCCTGTTCGGCGGCGAGGACGTGACGGGCGTCCCGCCGCAAGCGCGCGGCACGGCCATGGTCTTCCAGAACTACGCGCTCTGGCCCCACATGACGATCTTCGACAACGTCGCCTATGGGCTCCGCCTCAAGCGGCGGCCGGAGGCGGAGGTCCGGGCCCGCGTCGCGAAGGTCCTGGATCTGGTCGAGATCGGTCAGCTCGCCGGGGTCATGCGCCGGAAGCCCGCCGAGCTCTCGGGCGGGCAGCAGCAGCGGGTGGCGCTCGCGCGGGCGCTGGTCGTCGAGCCGCGCGTCCTCCTGATGGACGAGCCGCTCTCGAACCTGGACGCCAAGGTGCGCCAGCGTCTGCGGGTGGAAGTGCGGCGGCTCCAGAAGACCGTCGGCATCACCGCCATCTATGTGACCCACGACCAGGAGGAAGCCCTCGCCATCGCCGACACGGTAGTGCTCATGAACGCCGGCCAGGTGGTCCAGAGCGGGAGCCCGCAGGAGATCTACTTCCGTCCCCGGAGCGCCTTCGCCGCCGAGTTCCTGGGAGTCAGCAACCAGCTCCGGGGGACCGCCGATGACGGCGCGCTCGCGGTCGGCAGCCAGCGCGTTCCCTACGGGGGTCCGATCCGCGGCCCGGCGACGCTCGTCTTCAAGGCGAGCGACGCGGTGCTGCTCCGCGGCGGAGAAGGGGCGGCCGGCGCCGGCGCCGCGCTCCGCGGCGTTCTGGAGGAGCGGCTGTTCCTCGGCTCGGTCTACCGCCACTACGTCCGGATCGAAGGCGAGACGCTGATGGTGGATGCGTCCGAGCCGGTCGAGCCGGGGCCGGTCACCGTCCGGATCCCCGACGGCAAGCTCCAGGTCTACTCGTACGACGGCGCGCGATGA
- a CDS encoding ABC transporter substrate-binding protein yields MPVLKTMGALVLGLVVAALGLSAAVTPGEAQGQLNLYCTPQEEWCRVMVTAFEKATGIKVNMTRKSSGEFYAQVKAEAANPKGDIWWGGTGDPHLQAAEEGLTLEYKSPKLPELHDWAVRQAEQAKYRTIGVYAGALGFGYNAKLLAQKGLPAPRCWKDLLDPRFKDEVQVADPNSSGTAYTLLATVIQLFGEDQGFDYLKKLHKNVNQYTKSGAAPAKAMALGETLVAITFMHDIVVYVVQGDPVKAVAPCEGTGYEIGSMSLIKGAQNLENARKWYDWALTSEAQALGAQARSYQVPSNKKAAAPPQAPKFSEIKLINYDFAKYGSSAERRRLLQKWDREVKALPK; encoded by the coding sequence ATGCCTGTTCTGAAGACGATGGGCGCGCTCGTTCTCGGCCTCGTCGTGGCCGCGCTCGGACTGAGCGCTGCCGTGACGCCGGGCGAGGCCCAGGGGCAGCTGAACCTCTACTGCACACCCCAGGAGGAATGGTGTCGGGTGATGGTCACGGCCTTCGAGAAGGCCACCGGCATCAAGGTCAACATGACCCGGAAGAGCTCTGGCGAGTTCTACGCCCAGGTCAAGGCGGAGGCGGCCAATCCCAAGGGCGACATCTGGTGGGGCGGCACCGGGGACCCGCACCTGCAGGCGGCCGAAGAAGGCCTGACGCTGGAGTACAAGTCCCCGAAGCTTCCCGAGCTGCACGACTGGGCGGTCCGCCAGGCCGAGCAGGCGAAGTACCGGACGATCGGTGTCTACGCCGGCGCCCTCGGGTTCGGCTACAACGCGAAGCTCCTCGCCCAGAAGGGGCTGCCGGCGCCCAGGTGCTGGAAGGACCTCCTCGACCCCCGCTTCAAGGACGAGGTCCAGGTGGCCGACCCCAACTCGTCGGGGACGGCCTACACGCTGCTGGCCACCGTGATCCAGCTCTTCGGGGAGGACCAGGGGTTCGACTACCTGAAGAAGCTCCACAAGAACGTGAACCAGTACACCAAGTCGGGGGCGGCTCCAGCCAAGGCGATGGCACTCGGCGAGACCCTGGTCGCGATCACGTTCATGCACGACATCGTCGTGTATGTGGTCCAGGGGGATCCGGTCAAGGCCGTGGCGCCCTGCGAGGGGACGGGTTACGAGATCGGCTCCATGAGCCTGATCAAGGGCGCGCAGAACCTCGAGAACGCCCGGAAGTGGTACGACTGGGCGCTCACCTCGGAGGCCCAGGCGCTGGGGGCCCAGGCCAGGTCCTACCAGGTGCCCTCCAACAAGAAGGCCGCCGCCCCGCCCCAGGCGCCCAAGTTCTCCGAGATCAAGCTGATCAACTACGACTTCGCCAAGTACGGCTCCTCGGCCGAGCGCCGGCGGCTCCTCCAGAAGTGGGATCGCGAGGTCAAAGCGCTCCCCAAGTAG
- a CDS encoding Cof-type HAD-IIB family hydrolase — MPYRLVVADLDGTLRSRALGVTEGVRVAVARAQAQGVRVCVATGRMWKSAAPWVRLLGADPPVILYNGGQVLDFTAGRILYERRLPRDVARHVLTVLRRDPTAQIHLYLNDRVYVERPDPLTDAYAADDGVQVDLVPALEQLLAEDPFKLLVIGTPERMSALGGAVREDGVAVHAVQSEPTYLEILPAGVSKGRALEAMLETLGIAPREVVAVGDNWNDLEMLEVAGLGVAMGHAPAGVRARAAAVCGTSEEEGFREVIERFVLEGPPA; from the coding sequence GTGCCCTACCGGCTGGTGGTGGCCGATCTGGACGGTACCCTGCGCTCGCGCGCGCTCGGCGTCACCGAGGGGGTGCGGGTGGCGGTCGCCCGGGCTCAGGCGCAGGGAGTCCGGGTGTGCGTCGCGACCGGGCGGATGTGGAAGTCGGCCGCCCCCTGGGTCCGCCTGCTCGGGGCCGACCCGCCGGTCATCCTCTACAACGGCGGCCAGGTGCTCGACTTCACCGCCGGCCGGATCCTCTACGAGCGGCGGCTTCCTCGGGACGTCGCTCGCCACGTCCTCACCGTCCTGCGGCGCGATCCCACGGCCCAGATCCATCTCTACCTGAACGACCGGGTCTACGTGGAGCGGCCCGATCCGCTCACCGACGCCTACGCCGCGGACGACGGGGTCCAGGTCGACCTGGTGCCGGCACTCGAGCAGCTTCTCGCCGAGGATCCATTCAAGCTGCTGGTGATCGGGACGCCGGAGCGCATGAGCGCCCTCGGCGGGGCGGTGCGCGAGGACGGCGTGGCGGTTCACGCCGTCCAGTCCGAGCCGACCTACCTCGAGATCCTTCCGGCCGGGGTCTCGAAGGGCCGGGCGCTCGAGGCCATGCTCGAGACGCTCGGCATCGCGCCCCGGGAGGTCGTCGCGGTGGGGGACAACTGGAACGACCTCGAGATGCTCGAGGTGGCCGGGCTGGGGGTCGCGATGGGACACGCCCCGGCCGGGGTCCGTGCGCGAGCCGCGGCCGTGTGCGGGACCAGCGAGGAAGAGGGGTTCCGGGAGGTGATCGAGCGATTCGTCCTCGAGGGGCCGCCCGCTTGA
- a CDS encoding LmeA family phospholipid-binding protein, with the protein MAPRPAARLPAARRAQRGPSELWWGPICGLLAFVLLVGTGHLLWAAGDGRPPSWDRAGHLERALLCARFLREGAWRQILDLSPYYPPLTHCAAGLLHRLLGPSHLVALLWIQGCLGLLVFATYGIGARLGSAAAGVAAALLVAGYPEIFLESRVFMLDVPLTAVVALTVLALLRSEGFTHRFWSLVAGMLGGLGLLTKWTYPFFLLPIGLYCWFGARQSPEERVPERRGRGRHLLLALAVTAVVAAPWYLRHPLLPLSLLHNAYAGGVPYGDPSPLYYVRALVYQLGGLFAALFALGLLAAWRRRSLRGLGVLVVWVLVPMVVLTLLRNRDYRHTMPILPAVALLSTAWIAGLGSRRERLVLGGLALIVLAHMAFLGWGWPAPEWARGRTNRQLLFRSEPPMAVHWPTAELLDLLVRDRPGEHLRLSVVPDDPYFSRSTFRYYARLKELPVHVAKAWSGDAPLFVDYVLVKTGDQGPAHTTRQARAVMARLEAGDPTLVPLLRPMAELPLPDATRATLYRVGARPAPGLSDEAVMARLQATPPLGLDWAIADSRGLRVEVEPVSPADTARGRFRRLVIMADAARLGDFRRRPQALRVRDVEVVLENVQLNPYALAARGEVELLDVTRIAIRRATILQEDLEQALAGAARWVTAPSVTIRPGRLEVAGGVLAVRLRIALAPDRGPGADGRLGFRLAGLRLGPVPLPAGLLNRVLGSLDPLARLENQPVVIEVPRVTLEEGLLRLH; encoded by the coding sequence ATGGCCCCCCGGCCGGCCGCTCGCCTGCCGGCGGCTCGTCGGGCCCAACGGGGCCCGTCGGAGTTGTGGTGGGGGCCGATCTGTGGCCTCCTGGCCTTCGTCCTCCTCGTCGGAACCGGCCACCTCCTGTGGGCTGCGGGGGACGGGCGCCCCCCGAGCTGGGACCGGGCCGGCCATCTCGAGCGCGCGCTCCTCTGCGCCCGCTTCCTCCGGGAGGGGGCGTGGCGGCAGATCCTGGACCTCTCCCCCTACTACCCGCCGCTGACCCACTGCGCCGCCGGCCTTCTCCACCGACTCCTCGGCCCCTCCCACCTCGTCGCCTTGCTCTGGATCCAGGGGTGCCTCGGACTCCTGGTCTTCGCGACGTATGGGATCGGCGCGCGCCTCGGGTCCGCCGCGGCGGGGGTGGCCGCGGCGCTGCTGGTCGCGGGCTATCCGGAGATCTTCCTCGAGTCACGGGTCTTCATGCTCGACGTTCCCCTCACGGCGGTCGTGGCGCTGACCGTGCTGGCTCTCCTGCGGAGCGAGGGCTTCACACATCGGTTCTGGTCTCTGGTCGCGGGGATGCTTGGTGGCCTGGGCCTCCTCACCAAGTGGACGTATCCCTTCTTCCTCCTCCCGATCGGGCTCTACTGCTGGTTTGGGGCCCGCCAGAGCCCGGAGGAGCGAGTCCCGGAGCGGCGCGGCCGAGGTCGCCATCTCCTGCTGGCGCTGGCGGTGACGGCGGTCGTCGCGGCTCCCTGGTATCTCCGGCACCCCCTGCTCCCGCTCTCCCTCCTCCACAACGCGTACGCGGGCGGTGTGCCGTACGGCGACCCGTCCCCGCTCTACTATGTCCGAGCACTCGTCTACCAGCTCGGCGGGCTCTTCGCGGCCCTCTTCGCCCTGGGGCTCCTTGCCGCCTGGCGGCGCCGGAGCCTCCGCGGGCTGGGCGTGCTCGTCGTGTGGGTGCTGGTGCCGATGGTGGTCCTGACGCTCCTCCGGAACCGGGACTACCGCCATACGATGCCGATCCTGCCCGCGGTCGCCCTGCTGAGCACGGCCTGGATCGCGGGCCTGGGGTCCCGGCGGGAGCGCCTCGTGCTCGGGGGCCTCGCCCTGATCGTCCTCGCGCACATGGCGTTCCTCGGGTGGGGATGGCCGGCCCCGGAGTGGGCCCGGGGCCGCACGAATCGCCAGCTCCTCTTCCGCTCGGAGCCGCCGATGGCGGTTCACTGGCCGACCGCGGAGCTCCTCGACCTCCTGGTCCGCGACCGTCCCGGCGAGCACCTCCGACTCAGCGTCGTGCCCGACGATCCCTATTTCTCCCGGTCGACCTTCCGCTACTACGCCCGGCTGAAGGAGCTCCCGGTCCACGTGGCCAAGGCGTGGAGCGGGGACGCCCCGCTCTTCGTCGACTACGTCCTCGTCAAGACCGGCGATCAGGGACCGGCCCACACCACCCGACAGGCTCGGGCCGTCATGGCGCGTCTCGAGGCCGGTGACCCGACGCTGGTCCCGCTCCTTCGCCCGATGGCGGAGCTTCCGCTCCCGGACGCCACCCGCGCCACGCTCTACCGGGTCGGGGCGCGCCCGGCGCCGGGGCTGTCCGATGAGGCGGTGATGGCGCGTCTCCAGGCGACGCCGCCGCTCGGTCTCGATTGGGCCATCGCGGACAGCCGCGGCCTGCGGGTCGAGGTGGAGCCGGTGTCGCCCGCCGACACCGCGCGCGGGCGCTTCAGACGGCTCGTCATCATGGCCGACGCGGCGCGGCTGGGCGACTTCCGGCGGCGGCCCCAGGCGCTTCGCGTCCGGGACGTCGAGGTCGTACTCGAGAACGTCCAGCTCAACCCGTACGCGCTTGCCGCGCGGGGCGAGGTCGAGCTGCTCGACGTGACACGCATCGCCATCCGGCGGGCGACGATCCTCCAGGAGGACCTCGAGCAGGCGCTGGCCGGTGCCGCACGCTGGGTGACGGCGCCATCGGTGACGATCCGGCCCGGCCGCCTCGAGGTGGCGGGCGGTGTCCTCGCGGTCCGGCTCCGGATCGCGCTGGCGCCGGACCGCGGGCCGGGGGCCGACGGGCGCCTCGGCTTCCGGCTGGCAGGGCTCCGGCTCGGGCCGGTGCCGCTCCCCGCGGGCCTCCTGAACCGCGTCCTCGGGTCCCTCGATCCGCTCGCCCGACTCGAGAACCAGCCGGTCGTCATCGAGGTGCCCCGCGTCACGCTGGAGGAGGGGCTCCTGCGTCTTCACTGA
- a CDS encoding iron ABC transporter permease, with amino-acid sequence MTRVAAWWTVLGWLGLAVLPWYGLPHGGLTDPAWLRNYPGPTTAPALWQGLAHGRPWLLPLALPLVLSLLAWRRPRDDPRVGAILLGAGALGLAWMAAQGLAIGLRGWSTGWLAGLFGGPGPQQPAMGYGAGLVALAFLMLLCHGFAARGCFRGDAFLTGATGLVVALITLFVFFPIVSVLVSAVRDEAGAVAPSVFFEKLLDRSVWGLDCLTGPVRCGVAWNTLFLASVVGAGTTLLGLAFALVATRTAFPLKGVFRALTVLPIITPPFVIGVALILLFGRSGAVTAFLSDAFGLPRTRWLYGFPGVFLAQVLAFTPIAFLVLIGVVQGISPSLEEAAQTLRARSWTTFRTVSWPLMRPGIANAFLLGFVESMADFGNPLVLSGNYEVLSVKVFFAVVGAAHDQGRAAVLALVLLGFTLGAFYAQHRWLGRRAYTTVTGKGDAGLPAALPRWLTWVCYAVTVPWTVFTLGIYGVILAGGFVRAIGRDYTLTFQHYLTGFAVEATPRGLHFTGAAWNSFWTTLEISAISAPLTAAAGLLTAYLLARQSFAGKRAFEFGTMLSFAIPGTVIGVSYILAFNVPPVELTGTGAILVICFVFRNMPVGVRSGIATLSQIDRSLDEASLTLGARSLTTVRRVVLPLLRPALVAALVYSFVRAMTAVSAVIFLVSAQYNLATAYIVGRVEAGEFGLAIAYSSALIVVMLLAILLIQVAVGERRLGRRAAGELTLQPGAG; translated from the coding sequence ATGACCCGCGTCGCCGCCTGGTGGACCGTCCTCGGCTGGCTCGGCCTTGCCGTCTTGCCATGGTACGGCCTGCCGCATGGCGGCCTGACGGACCCGGCCTGGCTCCGGAACTACCCCGGCCCCACGACCGCCCCCGCGCTCTGGCAAGGCCTGGCTCACGGGCGGCCCTGGCTCCTCCCGCTGGCGCTGCCGCTGGTCCTGTCGCTCCTGGCCTGGCGGCGCCCGCGGGACGACCCCCGGGTCGGCGCGATCCTCCTCGGCGCCGGCGCCCTCGGCCTCGCCTGGATGGCCGCCCAGGGGCTCGCCATCGGGCTCCGGGGGTGGTCTACCGGCTGGCTGGCCGGTCTCTTCGGCGGGCCGGGACCGCAGCAGCCCGCCATGGGCTACGGCGCCGGGCTGGTCGCGCTCGCCTTCCTGATGCTGCTCTGCCACGGCTTCGCGGCGCGGGGCTGCTTCCGCGGCGACGCCTTCCTGACCGGGGCGACGGGGCTGGTCGTCGCCCTGATCACCCTGTTCGTCTTCTTCCCCATCGTCAGCGTGCTGGTGAGCGCCGTCCGCGACGAGGCCGGCGCGGTGGCGCCGTCGGTGTTCTTCGAGAAGCTCCTCGACCGCTCGGTGTGGGGGCTCGACTGCCTGACCGGCCCGGTCCGCTGCGGCGTCGCCTGGAACACGCTCTTCCTGGCCAGCGTCGTCGGCGCGGGCACGACGCTCCTCGGCCTCGCCTTCGCCCTGGTGGCCACCCGGACGGCGTTCCCGCTCAAGGGCGTCTTCCGCGCCCTCACCGTGCTCCCCATCATCACGCCGCCGTTCGTGATCGGGGTGGCGCTGATCCTGCTCTTCGGGCGCTCGGGGGCGGTCACCGCCTTCCTGTCCGACGCCTTCGGATTGCCCCGGACGCGCTGGCTCTACGGGTTCCCCGGGGTGTTCCTGGCCCAGGTCCTCGCCTTCACGCCGATCGCCTTCCTCGTCCTCATCGGGGTGGTGCAGGGGATCAGCCCGTCCCTGGAGGAGGCCGCCCAGACGCTGCGGGCACGGAGCTGGACGACATTCCGCACGGTGTCATGGCCGCTCATGCGGCCGGGCATCGCCAACGCGTTCCTCCTCGGGTTCGTCGAGAGCATGGCGGACTTCGGGAACCCCCTGGTGTTGTCCGGCAACTACGAGGTGCTCTCGGTCAAGGTCTTCTTCGCCGTCGTGGGGGCCGCCCACGACCAGGGCCGGGCGGCCGTGCTGGCCCTCGTCCTCCTCGGGTTCACGCTGGGCGCCTTCTACGCGCAGCATCGCTGGCTCGGCCGGCGAGCCTACACCACGGTGACGGGCAAGGGCGACGCCGGCCTGCCGGCGGCCTTGCCCCGCTGGCTCACCTGGGTCTGCTACGCGGTCACGGTTCCCTGGACGGTGTTCACCCTGGGGATCTACGGGGTGATCCTGGCCGGCGGCTTCGTCCGCGCCATCGGGCGCGACTACACGCTGACCTTCCAGCACTACCTGACCGGCTTCGCGGTCGAGGCCACCCCGCGCGGCCTCCACTTCACGGGGGCCGCCTGGAATTCCTTCTGGACGACGCTCGAGATCTCGGCGATCTCGGCCCCGCTCACGGCCGCGGCCGGGCTGCTCACCGCCTACCTCCTGGCCCGCCAGTCGTTCGCCGGCAAGCGCGCGTTCGAGTTCGGCACGATGTTGAGCTTCGCCATTCCGGGCACGGTGATCGGCGTCAGCTACATCCTCGCCTTCAACGTGCCGCCGGTCGAGCTGACCGGGACCGGGGCCATCCTGGTGATCTGCTTCGTGTTCCGGAACATGCCGGTCGGCGTCCGGTCCGGGATCGCCACCCTGAGCCAGATCGACCGGAGTCTCGACGAGGCGTCGCTCACCCTGGGCGCCCGCTCGCTCACCACGGTGCGCCGGGTGGTGCTCCCGCTCCTCCGCCCGGCCCTGGTGGCGGCGCTGGTCTACAGTTTCGTCCGGGCGATGACCGCGGTCAGCGCGGTGATCTTCCTGGTGAGCGCCCAGTACAACCTGGCCACCGCCTACATCGTGGGACGGGTCGAGGCCGGGGAGTTCGGCCTCGCCATCGCGTACTCCTCGGCGCTGATCGTCGTCATGCTGCTGGCCATCCTCCTGATCCAGGTCGCCGTCGGCGAGCGCCGCCTCGGCCGGCGCGCCGCCGGAGAGCTGACACTCCAGCCGGGGGCCGGCTGA